A single window of Zea mays cultivar B73 chromosome 10, Zm-B73-REFERENCE-NAM-5.0, whole genome shotgun sequence DNA harbors:
- the LOC103641363 gene encoding uncharacterized protein produces MASATTTEQRVSFIVDGEADEQQQQRQHDDDLVSRAAVVAREVSKRVSRLSVEGGGDAQGVYKVGSEGGVARPRNGHPHEADAGEGTPRFRRSSGGARALPPPHAWLAIEDTRKLQEEQGHDDGDDPHAEQWARLFRGGGTTQQQQQRLRLRRSSFSMVRRERERAAREAWLDHAWEMKRSWHQRNGGAPDAGTPVVVVVGTSSSSSSHSDHQATAAGGGVAMDVEEVRACRDLGLELPSDCTVEIQCYGLSGGSSPTHGSGADSPCAGSSRPVGEGEGADPMDVKARLKAWAHAVALASTTHLNS; encoded by the exons ATGGCCAGCGCGACGACGACTGAGCAGCGTGTCAGCTTCATCGTCGACGGAGAGGCTgatgagcagcagcagcagcggcagcatgACGACGACCTTGTTAGCCGCGCCGCCGTGGTGGCGAGGGAGGTGAGCAAGCGGGTGTCTCGCCTGTCCGTCGAAGGAGGAGGAGACGCTCAGGGCGTCTACAAGGTCGGCAGTGAAGGCGGCGTTGCCAGGCCAAGGAACGGACATCCTCACGAGGCCGACGCGGGGGAGGGGACGCCGCGGTTCCGGCGCTCGTCCGGCGGCGCGcgggcgctgccgccgccgcaCGCGTGGCTGGCGATCGAGGACACGAGGAAGCTTCAGGAGGAGCAGGGGCATGACGACGGCGACGACCCGCATGCGGAGCAATGGGCGCGGCTCTTCCGTGGCGGCGGGAcgacgcagcagcagcagcagcggctgAGGCTGCGGCGGAGCAGCTTCAGCATGGTGCGGCgcgagcgcgagcgcgcggcgcggGAGGCGTGGCTGGACCACGCATGGGAGATGAAGCGGAGCTGGCACCAGCGCAACGGCGGCGCTCCCGACGCGGGCACCcccgtggtggtggtggtggggacgtcgtcgtcgtcgtcgtcgcactCGGACCATCAGGCCACCGCGGCGGGCGGCGGGGTGGCCATGGACGTGGAGGAGGTCCGCGCGTGCCGGGACCTCGGGCTGGAGCTGCCCTCCGACTGCACCGTGGAGATCCAGTGCTACGGGCTGTCCGGCGGCAGCAGCCCCACCCACGGCAGCGGCGCTGATTCACCCTGCGCCGGCTCCAGCCGCCCTGTTGGTG AAGGAGAAGGAGCGGATCCGATGGACGTGAAGGCTCGGCTCAAGGCGTGGGcacatgcggtggccctcgcatcCACCACCCATCTCAACTCATGA